In Metasolibacillus fluoroglycofenilyticus, a single window of DNA contains:
- a CDS encoding GerAB/ArcD/ProY family transporter: MRSTQKKVLTKVHVLFLVQSCLIGTGILQLPQKLSSMGYSQAFMPILFSIIATITLWPMILLNSKFPTNNLFQINEILLGKIIGKFFNFLLVLLFTIICIDSISSYMLLIQSTALPEQTITLPVICFLALLVYLVRGGIFAIARFSILTFFITIPMVLFTKWAIQKGEFSHFFPLFNFTFQEFYEATKNGYLSFLGYELILFYYPFIIQQKSAFKYATIGIWISGVLMLITTGVSVMYFSEWQLSNIEFAVLNIFKAGEYSFIERIDIIGMTLWIFLVYSTVALYLWAANEGFKSLILAKSQIHLYILVIAIFIALIIPLSQHLKEKIFTINNYVFYLLLLWPIFLSIIYFFRKKQVQQ, encoded by the coding sequence ATGAGGTCAACACAAAAGAAAGTATTAACTAAAGTGCATGTACTGTTTTTAGTACAAAGTTGTTTAATTGGAACAGGGATATTACAGCTGCCTCAAAAATTAAGTTCCATGGGCTATAGCCAAGCATTTATGCCAATTTTATTCAGCATCATTGCTACCATTACTTTATGGCCCATGATATTGCTTAACTCTAAATTTCCAACTAACAATTTATTTCAAATAAATGAAATTTTATTAGGGAAAATAATCGGTAAATTTTTTAATTTTTTACTCGTTCTATTATTCACCATTATTTGTATAGATTCTATAAGTAGCTATATGCTATTAATTCAAAGCACTGCATTACCCGAGCAAACGATTACTCTACCTGTTATTTGTTTTTTGGCACTGCTTGTTTATTTAGTTAGAGGTGGTATTTTTGCCATTGCTCGTTTTTCAATTTTGACATTCTTTATAACGATTCCGATGGTTTTATTCACAAAATGGGCTATACAAAAAGGAGAGTTTAGTCATTTTTTTCCTTTGTTTAATTTCACATTCCAAGAGTTTTACGAGGCGACTAAAAACGGCTATTTATCTTTTTTAGGTTATGAGCTTATTTTGTTTTACTATCCGTTTATTATTCAGCAGAAAAGTGCCTTTAAATATGCAACAATCGGTATTTGGATATCTGGTGTTTTAATGCTGATTACGACAGGTGTGAGCGTTATGTATTTTTCTGAATGGCAATTAAGCAATATTGAATTTGCTGTTTTAAATATTTTTAAGGCTGGGGAATATTCCTTTATTGAGCGCATTGATATTATCGGAATGACGCTTTGGATTTTCTTAGTTTATTCCACTGTCGCTTTATATTTATGGGCAGCAAATGAGGGCTTTAAATCACTTATTTTAGCGAAATCTCAAATCCATTTATATATTTTAGTAATTGCCATCTTCATTGCGCTTATAATACCTCTTTCACAGCACTTGAAGGAAAAAATCTTTACAATTAATAACTATGTATTTTATTTATTACTGCTTTGGCCGATTTTTTTATCCATCATCTATTTTTTCAGAAAAAAGCAGGTGCAGCAATGA
- a CDS encoding Ger(x)C family spore germination protein, whose product MKNRLLLIFLLLFVTGCSEQEKKIPIEEVDMIGIMAFDYVDEKTKKLTVAIPQYSPDAKKDTKIFSTETDLVSQGIVKIEASSDRKVVLNQLRVILVSEEFARKGQVRTVIEHIYRNAEVGNKALIAVVKDRAEGILYAEYPDKPNINFYLNDLLLPSLNTAFNPNTNIHDFIYGTTNTTKDASAPYLELLGDRIEIANIALFKDDVMVDTIPPNEAIFIQALQGRKNLAPLVIDIPDDTKVLLNLVKSKSKIESNKDRNYPKLTIHLEIKATLSEYSIEDTEKLNSWKEISDLEKSINQQLEKDIKAFVEKLNKKQVDPIGLSEYFRKYTHGKWTREMTDEILDKLEVDIHVKTIIVSTGTLK is encoded by the coding sequence ATGAAGAATAGATTACTTCTTATTTTCCTTTTGTTATTTGTCACTGGGTGCTCTGAGCAAGAGAAGAAAATTCCAATTGAAGAAGTAGATATGATTGGGATTATGGCATTTGATTATGTTGATGAAAAAACAAAAAAGCTCACTGTCGCGATTCCGCAATATTCACCCGACGCTAAAAAAGACACGAAGATATTTTCTACAGAAACCGATTTAGTATCCCAAGGTATCGTCAAAATCGAAGCTTCTTCTGATCGTAAAGTTGTCTTAAACCAGCTTCGAGTTATTTTAGTCAGTGAAGAATTTGCTCGCAAAGGGCAGGTCAGGACAGTGATTGAGCATATTTATCGCAATGCAGAAGTGGGTAATAAAGCATTAATTGCTGTTGTCAAAGACCGTGCAGAGGGCATTCTTTATGCTGAATATCCTGATAAGCCAAATATTAATTTTTATTTAAACGATTTGCTACTACCTAGTCTTAATACAGCCTTTAATCCAAATACTAATATTCATGATTTTATTTATGGTACGACAAATACGACAAAGGACGCTTCCGCCCCATATCTTGAGCTACTTGGTGATAGAATTGAAATTGCAAATATCGCATTATTTAAGGATGATGTTATGGTAGACACCATCCCCCCGAATGAAGCAATCTTTATCCAGGCGTTACAAGGTAGAAAAAATCTTGCACCACTTGTAATTGATATACCTGATGATACAAAAGTATTGCTAAATCTTGTTAAAAGCAAAAGCAAAATTGAAAGCAATAAAGATAGGAATTATCCAAAGCTTACTATCCATTTAGAAATTAAGGCAACCTTAAGTGAATACAGTATTGAAGATACAGAAAAATTAAATTCATGGAAAGAAATCAGTGACTTAGAAAAATCAATCAATCAACAATTAGAGAAGGATATTAAAGCATTTGTAGAAAAATTAAATAAAAAACAAGTCGACCCAATTGGTTTAAGTGAATATTTCCGTAAATATACACATGGCAAATGGACACGCGAAATGACAGATGAAATACTAGATAAATTAGAAGTAGACATTCATGTAAAAACAATTATTGTTAGTACAGGGACACTAAAGTAA
- a CDS encoding 3D domain-containing protein has translation MKYKLAVISLVLSFLFNIAAISPMAAIPLPISDHLFDDYSIHAWDALNIEELQEDETTTYTVVEGDNLYRIALKYGVSLNSLMAWNGVTNTLIFPGDQLTIYNDGDEPATTYEEKVVATTPATPPNNPVQNTDVFEQQQGDEMVVTATAYTAYCKGCSGTTAYGIDLRANPNQKVIAVDPRVIPLGTKVWVEGYGEAIAGDTGGAIKGHKIDVFIPEYENAMQWGVKKVKIKVLN, from the coding sequence TTGAAATACAAACTAGCAGTAATTAGTTTAGTGTTGTCGTTTTTGTTTAATATAGCAGCAATATCGCCAATGGCGGCTATTCCATTGCCTATAAGCGATCATTTATTTGATGACTACAGCATTCACGCATGGGACGCATTAAATATTGAGGAATTACAGGAAGATGAAACGACCACATACACAGTTGTAGAAGGAGATAATTTATACCGTATAGCATTAAAATACGGCGTCTCACTTAATTCCTTAATGGCATGGAACGGTGTTACAAATACACTAATTTTCCCGGGAGACCAGTTGACGATTTATAATGATGGGGACGAGCCTGCTACTACCTATGAGGAAAAAGTCGTAGCTACAACGCCCGCTACACCACCGAATAATCCAGTACAAAATACAGATGTATTTGAGCAACAGCAAGGTGACGAAATGGTCGTGACCGCAACTGCATATACAGCTTATTGTAAAGGCTGTTCAGGAACAACAGCTTATGGCATTGATTTACGCGCAAATCCAAATCAAAAAGTAATTGCCGTTGACCCAAGGGTAATTCCGCTTGGTACAAAGGTATGGGTAGAGGGCTATGGAGAGGCAATTGCAGGTGATACAGGAGGCGCGATTAAAGGGCATAAAATTGACGTCTTTATCCCTGAATATGAGAATGCAATGCAATGGGGAGTAAAAAAAGTGAAAATTAAAGTTTTAAATTAA
- a CDS encoding glycosyltransferase has translation MIVKNEEAVLARCLDSIKAAVDEINIIDTGSTDATKSIAAKYTSRIFDFQWIHHFAAARNFSFQQATKDYILWLDADDIITNEELVKLQHLKLTLSPTVDAVSMHYHLNFDTEGNVTYSLRRNRLVRRQRQFQWIGAVHEYLAVDGTIIHSDIAISHQPLSRDASRNLAIYERLLTAGEVFSTRDLYYYANELKDHRQYEKAISFYEQFLATEQGWVEDCIQACFKMADCYSALQNEKRAIQSITRSLTFDSPRPEACCRFGFYFMEQHKNQQAIYWYEQALTIKEPSHTPFRNHIFTTWLPHLQLCVLYDRLQQYELAYEHHIQAKSFYPTHPQILHNEQYFQQLFPER, from the coding sequence ATGATTGTAAAAAACGAGGAAGCGGTGCTTGCTCGATGTCTTGATTCAATTAAAGCAGCTGTTGATGAAATTAACATTATTGATACAGGCTCCACAGACGCAACAAAAAGCATTGCCGCAAAATATACTTCTCGAATTTTTGATTTTCAATGGATTCATCATTTTGCAGCAGCGCGAAATTTCTCCTTTCAGCAGGCGACAAAGGATTATATTTTATGGCTTGATGCGGACGACATTATCACAAATGAAGAGCTGGTCAAATTGCAACATTTAAAATTGACGCTCTCACCTACTGTTGATGCTGTCTCAATGCATTATCACCTCAACTTTGATACAGAAGGAAATGTCACCTACTCACTGAGACGTAATCGACTTGTAAGAAGACAGCGGCAATTTCAATGGATTGGTGCAGTGCATGAATATTTAGCAGTGGATGGCACAATCATTCATAGCGATATTGCCATATCGCATCAGCCATTAAGCCGCGATGCTTCGCGCAATCTAGCTATTTATGAGCGATTGCTTACTGCTGGAGAAGTATTTTCAACGCGCGACCTTTATTATTATGCGAATGAGCTTAAAGACCACAGGCAATATGAAAAAGCAATATCGTTCTACGAACAGTTTTTAGCAACAGAGCAGGGCTGGGTAGAAGATTGTATACAAGCCTGCTTTAAAATGGCTGATTGCTACAGCGCTTTACAAAACGAAAAACGTGCAATCCAATCAATTACTAGAAGTCTCACATTTGATTCACCACGCCCAGAGGCTTGCTGTCGCTTCGGTTTTTATTTTATGGAGCAGCATAAAAATCAGCAGGCAATTTATTGGTATGAGCAGGCACTCACTATAAAGGAGCCAAGTCATACACCATTCCGCAATCACATTTTTACAACATGGCTCCCCCATTTACAGCTCTGTGTACTGTATGATCGTTTACAGCAATATGAGCTCGCTTATGAACATCATATACAGGCAAAAAGCTTTTATCCAACGCATCCTCAAATACTTCATAACGAACAGTATTTTCAGCAGCTCTTTCCTGAACGATAA
- a CDS encoding S-Ena type endospore appendage — translation MAKLGSCCGSKTSVHDSVCQDLTLTDETAVTVWENSTPFAINGTILVENASSSTGDVTLTVTSSPATPAIPPITPGNSISITANNIADIQLAGTAASVANVKISYSLNYNF, via the coding sequence ATGGCGAAATTAGGAAGCTGTTGCGGTAGTAAAACAAGTGTCCATGATTCTGTATGTCAAGACTTAACATTAACTGATGAGACAGCAGTTACAGTATGGGAGAATTCCACGCCTTTCGCGATTAATGGCACAATTTTAGTGGAAAACGCAAGCTCATCAACAGGAGATGTTACACTAACAGTTACAAGTAGCCCTGCAACACCAGCAATTCCCCCAATTACTCCTGGTAATTCTATATCAATAACGGCAAATAATATTGCGGATATTCAATTAGCAGGTACGGCTGCTTCAGTAGCTAATGTGAAAATTTCATATTCTTTAAATTATAATTTCTAA
- a CDS encoding S-Ena type endospore appendage — protein sequence MPVCFHIYDSYVCNSAVQTKICTTISGNPEGKPSFSWINNMHNLDNTVTLNVHTEQPLELKLYKRGGAITIVTIDKTCKAFTLHNMKAIEIKAQANSTIELTITAKKLQEIYL from the coding sequence ATGCCAGTTTGTTTCCATATTTATGATAGTTACGTATGTAACAGCGCTGTACAAACAAAAATCTGCACAACAATTTCAGGCAATCCAGAAGGAAAGCCTAGTTTTTCATGGATAAATAATATGCATAATTTAGATAATACCGTAACCTTAAATGTTCATACGGAACAACCCCTTGAATTAAAGCTCTATAAGCGAGGAGGAGCTATTACTATTGTTACAATAGATAAAACATGTAAAGCATTCACCTTACACAATATGAAAGCAATAGAAATCAAAGCACAGGCTAATAGCACAATTGAATTAACGATAACAGCAAAGAAGTTACAAGAGATTTACCTTTAG
- a CDS encoding collagen-like protein, which translates to MEIQNCKKCASKNCNCNRPLGCKGVTGATGPTGPTGEAGATGATGPTGEAGATGATGPTGETGATGATGPAFTEGFSAFKPSLITTGSTVITNWTVSAPYYTTAGFNATSGVFTVPTTGKYAFAATLNYSTTATISLSLGSGINPAFYLRRNGSSNVISGLFPLLNVSVTLLTLRAILGNGTVTLAGDLLLNAGDTIDLYYEASGLTIGLNLGGVNSAGMVWSCHRIA; encoded by the coding sequence ATGGAAATACAAAATTGTAAAAAATGCGCTTCAAAAAATTGTAATTGCAACCGTCCCTTAGGTTGCAAAGGGGTCACCGGAGCTACCGGACCTACTGGACCTACCGGAGAAGCTGGCGCTACTGGAGCCACTGGGCCTACCGGGGAAGCTGGCGCTACTGGAGCCACTGGGCCTACCGGAGAAACTGGCGCTACTGGAGCCACTGGGCCTGCTTTTACCGAGGGATTCTCAGCCTTTAAACCCTCATTAATAACAACTGGCTCAACTGTTATTACAAACTGGACAGTTTCCGCTCCTTATTACACAACAGCAGGCTTTAATGCGACATCAGGCGTCTTTACAGTGCCTACAACTGGAAAATATGCCTTTGCTGCTACGCTTAATTATTCGACAACTGCAACGATTAGTTTATCTTTAGGTAGTGGCATCAACCCTGCATTTTATCTTCGTCGAAATGGTTCTAGCAATGTAATTAGTGGATTGTTTCCATTGTTAAACGTGTCAGTCACTTTACTAACATTGCGTGCTATTTTAGGAAACGGTACAGTCACACTCGCTGGGGATTTATTGTTAAATGCAGGCGATACAATTGATTTATATTATGAGGCAAGTGGTTTAACAATTGGCTTAAATTTAGGAGGTGTCAACTCTGCAGGTATGGTATGGTCTTGTCATCGCATTGCTTAA
- a CDS encoding ATP-binding protein — translation MIASLFLLLIAVLYFYMNERNKSLEKEQRLLVEKTVIVDSLTETYKDAFFQARGYFAYKNEQYLQQAYADLTEIDQQLQQFATMELTFEEQELYQELMNYLLIYQDDILPEAVSYVEKVDYESLRTLSNDRMNVVVARVINLTNEYKEKTDKELDDLFEKNIGYGQSSAALSLLVSVLIVLLISFIVRRLLDNLIRPIEQLTIATNAFALGQSFDTKDLEKMDDELGILANAFVNMTLSIQDKEEELTTQNEELLMQQDELQGNQLQLQHSLNQLEKYNQLNHALTFTLDKQQLINNLHDYLNDIYQFDTSILTWLEGDVHAMKGLSIEFATNLMQHLDSNKLMRLEQEGFFVIKREVAAGERGIAQEPYYVYDLYSSILNAQGKLVAILMATREGHAFLAEEQSGLNGLLKRVSIAFDRILMYEEVERSRQLNKNIIETINEGLQLVSSAGDIVLINRAFAQMTQMQSALNTQLTAKKVWLSHFESFSKEPDDLRAFFEKAIEESFKHTRKLRYSISTEQETFIEVYATCLFEGAEKLGTIFVHRDITREYEIDKMKSELVSTVSHELRTPLSSVLGFTELLLTKTLKPERQQKYVETIHKEAQRLTNLINDFLDLQRMESGRQQYMMKPLQVNEIVMDVINRFRHEKKHHIQLIDKARAIMVKADEERLIQVFVNIVSNAIKFSPNGGNVMITLENKGQMLQVGVQDEGIGIAKEDVSQLFQKFKRIDNSARRKIGGTGLGLAICREIILMHNGDIWIESEEGQGTIVYFTLPLENEHESMIDEQSHLLLSQGANVMLVEDDSSLALLLSEELKSKGFTVIYHNDPQKAYTEALSTPFIGIIVDLMLSDDMSGWELIQQLKETEQTSKIPIVISSALDEAQELVAKYKVEKYLTKPYPPEEISKALVPFLISHENRGGILFPKQD, via the coding sequence TTGATAGCAAGCCTTTTTTTGCTGCTAATTGCTGTACTTTACTTTTATATGAATGAACGCAATAAAAGTTTAGAAAAAGAACAGAGGCTGCTCGTAGAGAAAACAGTCATCGTAGATTCTTTAACTGAAACGTATAAGGATGCTTTTTTTCAAGCGCGAGGGTATTTTGCCTATAAAAACGAGCAATATTTACAGCAAGCATATGCTGATTTAACGGAAATTGACCAACAACTCCAACAATTTGCAACGATGGAGCTAACGTTTGAAGAGCAAGAGCTTTATCAGGAGCTGATGAATTATTTGCTTATTTATCAAGATGATATATTACCAGAGGCTGTTTCCTATGTAGAAAAAGTGGATTATGAGTCTTTACGAACGCTCTCGAATGACCGAATGAATGTTGTTGTTGCTAGAGTAATTAATCTCACCAACGAATATAAAGAAAAAACAGATAAGGAATTAGATGACCTATTTGAAAAAAATATTGGCTATGGGCAAAGTTCTGCAGCTTTATCACTTCTTGTTAGCGTTTTAATTGTGCTACTCATAAGCTTTATTGTGAGAAGGCTGCTCGATAATTTAATTCGACCAATTGAGCAGCTAACGATTGCAACAAATGCGTTTGCTCTTGGACAATCCTTCGATACGAAAGATTTGGAGAAAATGGACGATGAATTAGGTATTTTAGCAAATGCCTTCGTCAATATGACTTTATCCATTCAGGATAAGGAAGAAGAGCTAACGACACAAAATGAAGAATTATTAATGCAGCAGGATGAGTTGCAGGGAAATCAATTGCAGCTACAGCATTCGTTAAATCAGCTTGAAAAATATAATCAGCTTAATCATGCATTAACATTTACGTTAGATAAGCAGCAACTGATTAACAATTTGCATGATTATCTAAATGATATTTATCAATTTGATACGAGCATTTTAACTTGGCTTGAGGGCGATGTTCATGCAATGAAGGGGCTTAGCATTGAGTTTGCTACTAATCTAATGCAGCATTTAGACAGCAATAAGCTTATGCGCCTTGAGCAGGAAGGTTTCTTTGTTATAAAGCGGGAAGTAGCAGCGGGAGAGCGCGGTATAGCACAGGAGCCATATTATGTCTATGACTTATATTCATCCATTTTAAATGCACAAGGCAAGCTTGTCGCAATATTAATGGCGACACGAGAAGGACATGCTTTTTTAGCGGAGGAACAAAGTGGACTAAATGGTTTGTTAAAGCGTGTATCGATTGCCTTTGACCGCATATTAATGTATGAGGAAGTAGAGCGCTCAAGACAATTAAATAAAAATATTATCGAAACGATTAATGAAGGCTTGCAGCTCGTTTCAAGCGCAGGTGATATCGTGTTAATTAACCGTGCCTTTGCACAAATGACGCAAATGCAATCAGCACTAAATACGCAGTTAACTGCCAAAAAGGTGTGGCTAAGCCACTTTGAATCATTTAGCAAAGAGCCAGATGATTTGCGTGCGTTTTTTGAAAAGGCAATTGAGGAAAGCTTCAAGCATACACGCAAACTACGTTACTCTATTTCAACAGAACAGGAAACATTCATCGAAGTATATGCTACATGCTTATTTGAAGGTGCTGAAAAACTAGGGACAATTTTTGTTCATCGTGATATCACGCGTGAATACGAGATTGATAAAATGAAATCTGAGCTTGTCAGCACAGTGAGTCATGAATTGCGTACACCACTTTCGAGTGTGCTTGGCTTTACAGAGCTACTACTAACAAAAACATTAAAGCCTGAGCGTCAACAAAAATATGTCGAAACCATTCATAAAGAGGCTCAGCGTTTAACAAATTTAATTAATGACTTCCTTGATTTGCAACGGATGGAATCTGGTAGACAGCAATACATGATGAAGCCCTTGCAAGTAAATGAGATTGTTATGGATGTCATTAATCGTTTTCGCCACGAAAAAAAACATCATATCCAATTAATTGATAAAGCACGTGCTATTATGGTGAAGGCAGATGAAGAACGGCTAATTCAAGTATTTGTAAATATTGTTAGCAATGCCATCAAGTTTTCACCGAATGGTGGCAATGTAATGATTACACTCGAAAATAAAGGACAAATGCTGCAAGTGGGTGTGCAAGATGAAGGAATTGGCATTGCAAAAGAAGATGTTTCACAGTTATTCCAAAAGTTTAAACGGATTGATAATAGTGCTAGACGTAAAATTGGAGGAACTGGGCTTGGCCTAGCAATTTGTCGTGAAATCATTTTGATGCATAACGGTGATATTTGGATTGAATCTGAGGAAGGGCAAGGTACGATAGTTTACTTTACACTACCTCTAGAAAACGAGCATGAGAGCATGATAGATGAGCAATCCCATTTATTGCTATCACAAGGTGCAAATGTCATGCTTGTTGAGGACGATTCTAGCTTAGCTTTACTATTATCTGAGGAATTAAAAAGTAAAGGCTTTACTGTTATTTACCATAATGACCCGCAAAAGGCATATACAGAAGCGTTAAGCACACCATTCATCGGTATCATTGTTGATTTAATGTTAAGTGATGATATGAGTGGATGGGAATTAATTCAGCAATTAAAGGAAACAGAGCAAACAAGCAAAATACCAATTGTTATTTCTTCCGCACTAGATGAAGCGCAGGAATTAGTAGCGAAATATAAGGTGGAAAAATATTTAACAAAGCCTTATCCACCAGAGGAAATATCAAAAGCGCTTGTACCGTTTTTAATATCTCATGAAAATAGGGGAGGCATCCTCTTTCCAAAGCAAGATTAA
- a CDS encoding response regulator transcription factor — protein MARVLVVDDEEILRMLIRDTLEDMGYEIEEAENGQEALERVAQEHYDLMILDYMMPHVTGIEVIERLPAQIKANLPILMLTAKSQEEDRQKVFEKGVDYFMSKPFSPVKLMEVVEDILNGQ, from the coding sequence ATGGCAAGAGTTTTAGTAGTTGATGATGAGGAAATTTTGCGTATGCTTATTCGCGATACGCTAGAGGATATGGGGTATGAAATTGAAGAAGCAGAGAATGGGCAGGAAGCGTTAGAAAGAGTGGCACAAGAGCATTATGATTTAATGATTTTAGATTATATGATGCCACATGTTACAGGCATTGAAGTAATTGAACGCTTACCTGCACAAATAAAGGCTAATCTACCAATATTAATGCTGACTGCTAAATCGCAGGAGGAGGATCGCCAAAAGGTGTTTGAAAAAGGGGTGGATTACTTTATGTCAAAGCCATTTAGTCCAGTGAAGTTAATGGAAGTCGTCGAGGATATTTTAAATGGTCAATGA